One Corynebacterium yudongzhengii DNA window includes the following coding sequences:
- a CDS encoding transposase → MLSDAQWEMVEELLPRRTGRKGRPFSDPRQMLEAILYCLRAGIARCDLPACFGSWQTVYTWHNRMAKDGHLGRDLSATS, encoded by the coding sequence ATGTTGAGTGATGCCCAGTGGGAGATGGTCGAAGAGCTTCTGCCCCGTCGCACGGGGAGAAAAGGCCGACCGTTCTCCGATCCCCGGCAGATGCTCGAGGCCATCCTCTACTGCCTTCGGGCAGGGATCGCGCGGTGTGACCTGCCCGCCTGCTTCGGGTCCTGGCAGACGGTCTACACCTGGCACAACCGGATGGCCAAGGACGGACACCTGGGACGTGATCTTTCAGCGACTTCTTAG
- a CDS encoding alpha/beta fold hydrolase encodes MLARLVRGPRSAPQILLSHGVGDCAAGFADLIAELSPRFRVLALDHRGHGHSSRFDDSQLRHPFAALVGDFIAELEVLDRPLVYGHSMGAAIAAEAAIHRPDLVSGLILEDPAWLTMSDEERSLTGEARAEQVRRELADLPAALHAKVSEEGWSLTEAAAWAAGRTQVQTEFLRTGVVTGRSPWREQVGRLAASDTPTLVLTGSGEGAIVGPQGADDINAYPAGAENLRCVLIDGAGHCLRRTHGTEVSRAIAQTLEWHAM; translated from the coding sequence ATGCTGGCCAGACTCGTTCGGGGCCCGCGCAGCGCTCCGCAGATCCTACTCTCCCACGGCGTCGGCGACTGCGCCGCCGGCTTCGCCGACCTCATCGCTGAGCTTAGCCCGCGTTTCCGCGTCCTAGCGCTCGATCACCGCGGCCACGGGCACTCCTCGCGTTTCGACGACTCCCAGCTCCGCCACCCCTTCGCCGCGCTGGTCGGCGACTTCATCGCGGAGCTGGAAGTGCTGGATCGGCCGCTGGTCTACGGCCACTCCATGGGTGCGGCGATCGCGGCGGAGGCCGCCATCCACCGTCCCGACCTGGTCTCCGGGCTGATCCTGGAAGACCCGGCCTGGCTGACGATGAGCGACGAAGAGCGTTCTCTAACCGGCGAGGCGCGGGCCGAGCAGGTGCGCCGCGAGCTCGCCGATCTCCCCGCCGCCCTGCACGCCAAGGTGAGCGAGGAAGGCTGGTCGCTGACCGAGGCCGCTGCCTGGGCCGCCGGGCGCACCCAGGTGCAGACGGAGTTTTTGCGCACGGGCGTCGTCACCGGCCGCAGCCCCTGGCGCGAGCAGGTGGGCCGGCTCGCGGCCTCCGACACCCCCACCCTCGTGCTCACCGGCTCGGGCGAGGGCGCGATCGTCGGGCCCCAAGGTGCCGACGACATCAACGCCTACCCCGCCGGCGCCGAAAACTTACGCTGCGTACTTATCGACGGCGCCGGCCACTGCCTCCGCCGCACCCACGGCACAGAGGTCTCCCGCGCAATCGCGCAGACCCTCGAGTGGCACGCGATGTAG
- the nagB gene encoding glucosamine-6-phosphate deaminase: protein MDILIRDTPDQVAQTAADIVEIYVRRGQTIGLATGSTPLGLYRELIRRHREEHLSFAGIDAFCLDEYIGLPADHEQSYHRFIRDNFTSQVDFADERVHSPDGMDPRPWVAAELYEKHIRDVGGISVQVLGVGTNGHIGFNEPASPLRARTRVETLHQQTLSDNARFFSSPEEVPTHAITQGLGTILDARHPLLLATGEGKANAIAAMVEGPLSASCPASVLQLHDQVTVVVDKPAASQLADIDYYRHMESARPEWMGLDGLPVD from the coding sequence GTGGACATTCTCATTCGGGATACCCCCGACCAGGTCGCACAGACGGCCGCCGACATCGTCGAAATCTACGTCCGCCGCGGCCAGACCATCGGGCTGGCCACCGGCTCCACCCCGCTCGGGCTGTATCGCGAGCTCATCCGCCGTCACCGCGAGGAGCACTTGAGCTTCGCCGGCATCGACGCGTTCTGCCTCGACGAATACATCGGCCTGCCCGCCGACCACGAGCAGAGCTACCACCGCTTCATCCGCGACAACTTCACCTCCCAGGTTGACTTCGCCGACGAGCGCGTCCACAGCCCCGACGGCATGGACCCGCGCCCCTGGGTCGCCGCCGAGCTTTACGAAAAGCACATCCGCGATGTCGGAGGTATCTCCGTGCAGGTCCTCGGGGTGGGCACCAACGGGCACATCGGCTTCAACGAGCCCGCCTCGCCGTTGCGGGCGCGCACGCGCGTCGAGACCCTGCACCAGCAGACTCTCAGCGACAACGCCCGCTTCTTCTCCTCGCCTGAGGAGGTGCCCACCCACGCCATCACCCAGGGCCTGGGCACGATTCTCGACGCCCGGCACCCCCTCCTCCTCGCCACCGGTGAGGGCAAGGCCAACGCCATCGCCGCGATGGTCGAAGGCCCGCTCTCGGCGAGCTGTCCCGCCAGTGTGCTGCAGCTGCATGATCAGGTGACGGTGGTCGTCGATAAGCCGGCTGCCTCGCAGCTCGCCGACATTGATTACTACCGTCACATGGAATCCGCGCGGCCGGAGTGGATGGGTCTCGACGGCCTGCCGGTCGACTAG